One Malania oleifera isolate guangnan ecotype guangnan chromosome 10, ASM2987363v1, whole genome shotgun sequence genomic region harbors:
- the LOC131166162 gene encoding BON1-associated protein 1-like codes for MDFTPPPPPPPLPSSSSSLRTLEINVISGERLRLGARRTARNAFVTIRTDHYNSRTTRVDPEGGSHPSWNEKLVLDLPVHSRFVTVEVQCRAGSGSRPVGTAQIPVTEFSGGYTPESYLHFLSYRLRNPTGGRNGIINISVRVKAAPEGGGASSSTELSRPYREEGSLACGKDSWGVVTGVPIWN; via the coding sequence ATGGACTTCACTcctccgccgccgccgccgccgctgcCTTCGTCTTCGTCCTCTTTGCGAACTCTGGAAATCAACGTGATATCCGGCGAGCGCCTGCGCCTCGGCGCCCGGAGAACGGCCAGGAACGCCTTCGTCACGATCCGAACGGACCATTACAACAGCCGGACGACAAGGGTCGATCCCGAAGGCGGCAGCCACCCGTCTTGGAACGAGAAACTGGTGCTGGATTTGCCGGTTCACTCCCGGTTCGTGACCGTGGAGGTGCAGTGCAGGGCCGGGTCGGGCAGCCGACCAGTGGGGACGGCGCAGATTCCGGTAACGGAATTCTCTGGTGGATACACGCCGGAGAGCTACCTGCATTTCTTGAGTTATCGGTTGAGGAACCCCACCGGGGGTAGGAATGGGATTATAAATATTTCGGTGAGAGTGAAAGCGGCGCCGGAGGGTGGTGGCGCATCGTCGTCGACGGAATTATCGAGGCCGTACAGGGAGGAGGGAAGCTTGGCTTGCGGAAAGGATTCTTGGGGGGTGGTGACTGGAGTCCCGATTTGGAATTga
- the LOC131166613 gene encoding uncharacterized protein LOC131166613, which yields MAAEAPNSFKSSFLDFSNPTNPYQLDHGDNPSLPLVPDLLTVDNYTTWSRAMCRALRAKNKLDFINGTFSRPSSTSDPLFDAWERCNDLVVSWLHNSINPSLKSSIALVDDPTQVWKEVQERFTQSNGHRIFQLKKALTGLTQDNDFVSVYFSKLKTLWDELLLYDPLPDCTCGKLVVLLDRYQRDCVIQFLMGLNDSYNATRDQIMILDPLPPINKVFSMVQQQELQHFMVPNLPSTESMALAVNRSYPSYKFSPKPFKSSKHDRPFCTHCKIQGHTLDVCFKARNAQRPTCTHCHITGHIATKCYKLHGYPPGHKFHGKSTQFNPSANMSSLDPVEEISNDKMTFTKTQY from the coding sequence ATGGCTGCTGAAGCTCCCAACTCATTCAAATCCTCTTTTCTGGATTTCTCCAACCCAACCAACCCCTATCAACTTGACCATGGAGATAATCCATCTCTTCCCTTAGTCCCTGATCTTCTTACTGTCGATAACTACACTACTTGGTCGAGAGCCATGTGCAGGGCTCTTCGTGCAAAAAATAAGCTCGACTTCATCAATGGCACCTTCTCCAGACCAAGTTCCACCTCAGATCCACTCTTTGATGCGTGGGAGCGATGCAATGATCTGGTGGTTTCCTGGTTGCATAACTCCATAAATCCATCTCTCAAATCCAGCATTGCTTTGGTGGACGATCCTACTCAGGTCTGGAAAGAAGTCCAAGAACgattcactcaatcaaatggtCATCGCATTTTTCAACTCAAAAAGGCATTAACAGGTCTCACCCAAGACAATGATTTTGTTTCTGTTTATTTTAGCAAACTGAAGACTCTGTGGGATGAGCTTCTTCTGTATGATCCCTTACCTGACTGTACCTGTGGCAAGTTGGTTGTTCTTCTTGATCGATATCAAAGGGATTGTGTAATCCAATTCCTTATGGGCCTTAATGATTCATACAATGCCACCCGCGATCAGATTATGATCTTGGATCCATTACCTCCCATAAATAAAGTTTTTTCTATGGTTCAACAGCAGGAACTACAACATTTCATGGTACCTAATCTCCCATCTACTGAATCCATGGCACTTGCTGTTAACCGATCTTATCCTTCATATAAATTCTCTCCTAAACCTTTCAAATCATCCAAACATGACAGACCATTTTGCACCCATTGCAAAATTCAAGGTCACACTCTTGATGTTTGCTTCAAAGCAAGAAATGCTCAACGTCCAACCTGCACCCACTGTCATATAACAGGACACATTGCTACAAAGTGCTATAAACTGCATGGGTATCCACCAGGCCACAAGTTTCATGGCAAATCCACGCAGTTTAATCCATCTGCTAATATGTCTTCTCTCGACCCAGTAGAAGAAATCTCAAATGACAAGATGACCTTCACCAAAACTCAATACTAG